From a region of the Aeoliella mucimassa genome:
- a CDS encoding sigma-70 family RNA polymerase sigma factor — MLQRDEEFVTCLIEMQPRLYGYILSLVANCEDADDLVQRTNVVLLRKQSQFQTGTDFWAWAKQVAQFEVRGFRKELARNRVILSDELVAQLTQEESEFVREPDAAKADLRKCLGNLSRARRELLERRYSGTAVANLAKEVGRTAAALSQELYRMRADLAKCIRYRLSQDRT, encoded by the coding sequence ATGTTGCAAAGAGACGAAGAATTTGTGACCTGCTTGATCGAGATGCAGCCTCGCTTGTATGGGTACATCCTGTCGCTCGTGGCCAACTGCGAAGATGCGGACGATCTGGTGCAGCGAACTAACGTCGTGTTGCTACGCAAACAGTCGCAATTTCAGACAGGCACCGACTTTTGGGCGTGGGCCAAGCAGGTCGCTCAGTTCGAGGTTCGAGGATTCCGCAAGGAGCTCGCCCGGAACCGGGTGATTTTGAGCGATGAGCTGGTCGCCCAGCTAACGCAGGAAGAGAGCGAGTTTGTCCGCGAACCCGACGCGGCCAAGGCCGATTTGCGAAAGTGCTTGGGCAATCTCTCGCGGGCGCGTCGTGAGTTGCTCGAGCGCCGCTACAGTGGAACCGCCGTGGCCAACTTGGCCAAGGAGGTAGGGCGTACCGCGGCTGCACTGTCGCAGGAGCTTTATCGCATGCGTGCGGATTTGGCCAAGTGCATTCGGTATCGCTTGTCGCAAGATCGTACGTGA